A single window of Plasmodium malariae genome assembly, chromosome: 8 DNA harbors:
- the PmUG01_08057800 gene encoding fam-m protein yields the protein MVEYDNISYVIVLYIISLTFNKFVGENFMQCRILDKRNYRLLAKCKKDKDSNNIYLNEFFPNNDKKENKYITNNKKWNKEKNTKSNKSLLNKAQYYTEVIDYNNGIFDGKHFHFEKKLIRKKVYDAFLEKKRRIRDISLKKIKFKSYRFGTTIFLLFLFLGIGLPILQGLKLLEKAGEAIKDLSIISNVWKFIEGCLGTAKEHFFLIAFSTIIIILVVILVILIPKILRNNEKYNRIKAMYE from the exons ATGGTGGagtatgataatattagttatgttattgtattatacataatttcc TTAACTTTTAACAAATTTGTAGGTGAGAATTTTATGCAGTGTAGAATATTAGACAAAAGAAATTATCGATTACTagcaaaatgtaaaaaggataaagattcaaataacatatatttaaacgaattttttccaaataatgataaaaaagaaaataaatatataactaataataaaaaatggaataaagaaaaaaacacaaaatccaacaaaagtttattaaataaagctCAGTACTATACAGAAGTTATAGATTACAATAATGGAATAtttgatggaaaacattttcattttgaaaaaaaattaataagaaaaaaagtttatgaTGCTTTTctagaaaaaaagaggagaATTAGagatatatctttaaaaaaaataaaatttaaaagttaCAGATTTGGAACTaccatatttttactttttttatttctggGAATAGGTTTACCCATATTACAAGGATTAAAGCTATTAGAAAAAGCAGGAGAAGCGATTAAAGATTTATCAATTATAAGTAATGTGTGGAAATTTATAGAAGGATGTTTAGGTACAGCAaaagaacatttttttttaatagcaTTTAGCAcaattatcattatattagTTGTTATACTTGTAATACTAATTcctaaaattttaagaaataatgaaaaatataacagaaTTAAGGCGATGTATGAGTAA
- the PmUG01_08058000 gene encoding STP1 protein: MAILISGTNGNHFFIKVVHHIKNYIKDISSKNDKEALRNNCLYLAKYLIDHSTPPPYYITQKELWKNVLYEWLSPDYKKLDELGGCPVIMDKKHLEILELKYDIDDFCKKRNSYLNDLKQLNQKNSYDSTYSQKCNEYNIWIENRDIYFRTKQNLIESCYKINEKQQGKKNICNIMDPNTFNKQSVCRSFHLVTSEKSPSKKENKDSLLGENTHNSEFTSQVQSKKAIQETETQPNSQIQSQLQTNPEKISQNEPHIQSQTTLTPEYTPKENKFGYNGAQFTHVEVLQDSKCLVPSDSECSPESVVSTKSDISRETHDFQIVSPSSGKTNNDTQFPAVITPSKIPGRSKKKRTRRQAKFLKILTSSYSCAKNEFVKHDKMEYTLYDDEEFTKKIKILQHNKNNNINASKQNKHRYKTIIEVHMQILEEYRNEEWEYIKGEFLEICLELLTKVEHKTYSYLTNDELIMGNTKSINQKGKQKILWNKWIEKHQNLADKLKKEHWFNNLKNDWKRELDNLKKREELKNDPDEIQNIPFSQREKDIWRQWILENCIIIKQYIKQHLFNYLTDELQIIPDEHDNEKIKDSLLLINIGELSNKENCQELYKYIKKKLLTKLCILVLMSVLEECKKEQDIENNESHLDNYIIKFKEKENSDSKKEFIENISDFNRNFLGNMENPDYTTDDSFRKEIENWIIGDNTNANSMEK; encoded by the exons ATGGCTATACTTATTTCAGGTACCAACGGGAAccacttttttataaaagttgTACATCATATTAAAAACTATATTAAGGACATTAGTTCTAAGAACGATAAAGAAGCACTAAGGAATAATTGTCTATATTTGGCTAAATATCTCATAGACCATAGTACTCCACCTCCTTATTATATAACACAAAAAGAATTATGGAAAAATGTACTATACGAATGGTTAAGTCCTGATTATAAAAAGTTAGATGAACTAGGAGGATGTCCTGTGATTATGGATAAAAAACATTTAGAGattttagaattaaaatatgacaTAGAtgatttttgtaaaaaaagaaatagttacctaaatgatttaaaacagttaaatcaaaaaaatagttatgATAGCACTTATTCACAGAAATGCAacgaatataatatatggatTGAAAATAGAGATATTTATTTTAGGACAAAACAAAACCTTATTGAATCGTGTTAcaaaataaacgaaaaacaacaaggtaaaaaaaatatatgcaatataATGGATCCTAACACTTTTAATAAACAGTCTGTATGTAGATCCTTTCATTTAGTAACATCTGAAAAAAGTCCatctaaaaaagaaaataaagattCACTACTAGGTGAAAATACACATAATAGTGAATTTACAAGTCAGGTTCAAAGCAAAAAAGCTATACAAGAAACTGAAACTCAACCTAATTCTCAAATTCAATCTCAACTGCAAACTAATCCCGAAAAAATATCGCAAAATGAACCTCACATTCAATCTCAAACAACATTAACTCCTGAATATACACcaaaggaaaataaatttggTTATAATGGTGCACAATTTACTCACGTTGAAGTATTACAAGACTCTAAATGTTTAGTTCCTTCAGATTCAGAATGTTCTCCTGAATCTGTAGTATCTACAAAATCTGATATCTCGCGAGAAACCCATGATTTTCAAATTGTATCTCCGTCATCTggtaaaacaaataatgatACACAATTTCCTGCTGTTATTACACCATCTAAAATTCCAG GAagatctaaaaaaaaaagaacaagaaGACAAGCGAAATTTCTGAAAATACTAACATCTTCATATTCTTGCGCAAAAAACGAATTTGTAAAACATGATAAGATggaatatacattatatgatgatgaagagttcacaaaaaaaataaaaatacttcaACATAacaagaataataatataaacgcATCAAAGCAAAACAAACATAGATACAAAACTATCATAGAAGTACATATGCAAATACTCGAAGAATACAGAAATGAAGAATGGGAGTACATAAAAGGagaatttttagaaatatgcTTAGAATTGTTAACAAAAGTGGAACACAAAACATATTCTTATTTGACTAATGACGAACTAATAATGGGAAATACAAAAAGTATTAatcaaaaaggaaaacaaaaaatattatggaaTAAATGGATAGAAAAACATCAAAATCTTGCTGACAAATTGAAAAAGGAACATtggtttaataatttaaaaaatgattggAAAAGAGAACTAgataacttaaaaaaaagagaagaattaaaaaatgatcctgatgaaattcaaaatattccattttcacaaagagaaaaagatatatggaGACAGTGGATATTGGAAAattgtataattattaagCAATATATTAAACAGCACTTATTTAACTATTTGACTGATGAACTCCAGATTATACCAGATGAAcatgataatgaaaaaattaaagattctttgctattaattaatataggAGAATTATCGAACAAAGAAAACTGccaagaattatataaatatataaaaaaaaaattattaacaaaactGTGTATCCTCGTTCTTATGTCAGTATTAGAAGAATGCAAAAAAGAGCAGGAcattgaaaataatgaatcaCATTTGGataattacataattaaatttaaggaaaaagaaaattcagatagtaaaaaagaatttatagaAAACATAAGTGACTTTAACCGAAATTTTTTGGGAAATATGGAAAATCCTGATTATACAACAGACGATAGCTTTAGGAAAGAGATAGAAAATTGGATAATAGGAGATAATACAAATGCAAATTCTATGGAAAAGTAG